The following proteins are co-located in the Manihot esculenta cultivar AM560-2 chromosome 9, M.esculenta_v8, whole genome shotgun sequence genome:
- the LOC110623808 gene encoding uncharacterized protein LOC110623808: MMRSAMPMASLKLVTHFLFLLLLAIFLLSSSVLSDGEEEIVLQGLNSFRTARGLPALTINENAACLADRFADQILEDMTCSATAPYQLQNYPGVLAYCGVDVNQTREGAVMPVCAPQLVPNNLLSNYTRSFQYTRYLSDAKFTGAGLGTEDDWMVVILTTNTPGGNFGSDENTFIYNDPIPQVAEAKQASASDAVDLFKSLNCHRAFLDLPTFVQNKETGCLAGEIAQKLGNQPCNDGNGSFNPRQLDHYPELLSKCNTNNITVGGVVLPVCVPQLAPTTVFTNYTRTDYAKYINDSSFTEAGLGSKGDWMVVVLSTSTSQNTTGPARDFALGNVLISTQNGQVTGAANSLVSMDGFGHCLMSFLLGMLVYGGVALAWW, from the exons ATGATGAGATCAGCTATGCCAATGGCGTCTCTCAAACTCGTCACCCACTTCCTCTTTCTGCTGCTTCTTGCCATTTTCTTGCTCTCGTCGTCAGTGCTCTCCGATG GCGAGGAAGAGATTGTTCTTCAAGGCCTGAACAGTTTCAGAACAGCCAGGGGCCTGCCAGCACTCACAATTAACGAAAATGCAGCATGCCTCGCTGACAGATTTGCAGACCAGATACTAGAGGACATGACATGTTCTGCAACCGCTCCTTATCAGTTGCAGAATTACCCTGGCGTCCTCGCTTACTGTGGCGTGGACGTTAATCAAACTAGAGAAGGTGCAGTTATGCCGGTTTGTGCACCCCAATTGGTTCCAAATAATCTTCTTTCCAATTATACACGCTCATTTCAATATACCAGATACTTAAGTGATGCCAAGTTCACCGGTGCTGGACTTGGCACTGAGGACGACTGGATGGTGGTCATTTTGACCACCAACACTCCCGGTGGTAACTTCGGCTCCGACGAGAACACCTTCATTTACAATG ATCCGATACCACAAGTAGCTGAAGCTAAGCAAGCAAGTGCAAGTGACGCAGTCGATCTTTTCAAATCACTCAATTGTCACAGAGCATTTCTAGACCTTCCAACTTTCGTCCAGAACAAAGAAACAGGATGTCTTGCTGGTGAAATTGCTCAGAAACTTGGGAACCAACCATGCAACGACGGCAATGGCAGCTTCAACCCTCGTCAACTAGACCATTATCCTGAACTATTATCAAAGTGTAACACTAACAACATCACTGTAGGTGGCGTTGTCTTGCCTGTTTGCGTACCCCAGTTGGCTCCAACCACAGTTTTCACTAACTACACCCGCACTGACTACGCCAAGTATATAAATGATTCGAGTTTTACTGAAGCTGGACTTGGCTCTAAGGGCGATTGGATGGTGGTTGTTTTGAGCACAAGCACTTCTCAAAACACCACAGGACCTGCAAGGGACTTTGCATTAGGCAACGTTTTGATTTCTACCCAGAACGGACAGGTTACCGGAGCCGCCAATAGTTTGGTTTCCATGGATGGTTTTGGTCATTGCTTGATGTCTTTCTTGCTGGGGATGCTTGTTTATGGTGGAGTGGCTTTGGCGTGGTGGTAA
- the LOC110622758 gene encoding uncharacterized protein LOC110622758 — translation MMVNVDDEGFGDFKMSPLNSTIHSNPTMVDGRDSPAAAANDDDDWGDFVNSGGLPHALSLPEIWKPLDPLGFATDQKMKRNDSESNQLGSAPGRVNSGIAEWEKPKGALPLSLFGDLEEEEEKESGAAGDPSFGDGGASLFSSKNIDSVNKGSSVIVNELVANLYKQNDPRNGSIADLNGSNSVEKTNKNETCSDLNLSSLNLGVVEPIRNAHPSDSSWDRVNPNANVLNANGKDELKLSSHWSNFDWGLNLNTNVINSNKDGANLVTEGVKSSTKGANSISVADTAKCDNGGDGWEFEDTQAKNPASDEISKTNHIKTSNGPVPNLTEVNSSWNELSSGFNECNSNFNSVNSSINSMNPSLVGENGDGDNDDDDGWEFRGADSKPQVGDDKDGQIKDEPVPTVKFDGTGLSWDMLHSDSSELNTKEVKLDEKHFTASLTNAEEDFGDADGWDFKGAEPELQVKHSKDDGRIPENFEFDFGNGVHGQLNFGFDFNSSNENKQNDIENKLHYPQVDAKVGSDENSWTIKDAFSKGGSNDKEETKVAEVSLGVEPLVFDDEVQGNKVRTENHKGALPLFLFGDEETEADDPVIHEDFSTQKSTSDQRVGIMKPHLNISINDLISSLYSQAEQSTSVNDEQSLNDNGLNSTKIVIPSNLANANHDIDDDSWEFQDASTGARNEDQTSVLGLEQSHAKYSTKIELNDFVEFFSNLKKELHYIALCHLENLKKTQSAAALSGEDAKVQALDKEIQDLNSELHQYSIFSGVVHSDDCSPGNVCLNIFVEVLQEPKFQAFESECRLTKKLSLAESNFRSANELLKYVDLTLKILTSASREDQFSYISAWSKMLSVCAQELRHGAFIWKQSLQESVHEQILSKPQGKKYVLALGEIYRVVEVLGSSVKLYKPWMLASSTDTMDIFALLSECSSLWSSSGLEEALHSILISPDFEYDESLKALLESIKYIHDLDAFELYNHAFSGQGPICKLSALTIRTVPGMKTVVWNGEKCFLTLANLWTNLVSSDPPNLPCIHVG, via the exons ATGATGGTGAACGTCGATGACGAAGGCTTCGGCGACTTCAAGATGTCGCCATTGAATTCGACAATCCATTCCAACCCCACTATGGTCGATGGCCGAGATTCACCTGCGGCCGCTGCGAACGATGATGACGACTGGGGAGATTTTGTAAACTCCGGTGGGCTACCCCACGCCCTATCGCTCCCTGAAATCTGGAAGCCCCTTGACCCCTTGGGATTCGCTACTGATCAAAAAATGAAGAGAAATGATTCTGAATCGAACCAGCTTGGTTCAGCACCTGGTCGGGTTAACTCGGGCATTGCTGAGTGGGAAAAGCCAAAAGGAGCTCTGCCTCTTTCGCTCTTCGGGGATctagaggaggaggaagaaaaaGAATCAGGTGCGGCTGGGGATCCATCTTTTGGCGATGGTGGTGCGAGCTTGTTCTCTAGTAAAAATATTGATTCTGTAAATAAGGGATCAAGTGTAATCGTGAATGAGTTGGTTGCTAATTTATACAAACAGAATGATCCTAGAAATGGGTCTATAGCAGATTTGAACGGATCGAATTCTGTAGAAAAAACGAACAAGAACGAAACATGTTCAGATTTGAATTTAAGTTCACTGAATTTAGGTGTAGTCGAACCTATTAGGAATGCACATCCATCAGATTCGAGTTGGGATCGGGTAAATCCGAATGCGAATGTCTTGAACGCGAATGGTAAAGATGAGCTCAAACTGAGTTCCCACTGGTCGAATTTTGATTGGGGTCTGAATTTGAATACGAACGTAATAAATTCAAACAAAGATGGGGCAAATTTAGTTACAGAAGGGGTAAAATCGAGCACAAAGGGAGCTAATTCCATTTCGGTAGCTGACACTGCGAAATGTGATAATGGTGGTGATGGGTGGGAGTTCGAGGATACACAAGCCAAAAATCCGGCGAGCGATGAGATTTCTAAG ACGAACCATATCAAGACTAGCAACGGGCCAGTTCCTAATCTTACCGAAGTCAATTCAAGTTGGAATGAATTGAGCTCGGGATTTAATGAGTGTAACTCTAATTTTAATAGTGTTAATTCTAGTATAAATTCTATGAACCCAAGTCTGGTTGGTGAAAATGGTGATGGagataatgatgatgatgatgggtGGGAATTCAGGGGTGCAGATTCCAAGCCTCAGGTTGGAGATGATAAG GATGGCCAGATCAAGGATGAGCCTGTGCCAACTGTAAAATTTGATGGCACAGGTTTAAGCTGGGATATGTTACATTCAGATTCCAGTGAATTGAATACCAAGGAGGTGAAATTAGATGAGAAACATTTTACTGCAAGCTTAACTAATGCAGAGGAGGATTTCGGGGATGCTGATGGATGGGATTTCAAGGGTGCAGAACCAGAATTGCAGGTCAAACATTCTAAG gATGATGGGAGAATACcggaaaattttgaatttgattttggCAATGGGGTACATGGTCAATTGAATTTTGGATTTGATTTCAACTCAAGCAATGAAAATAAGCAGAATGATATTGAAAACAAGTTGCATTATCCCCAAGTTGATGCAAAAGTTGGCTCTGATGAAAACTCCTGGACAATTAAGGATGCATTTTCAAAAGGTGGATCAAATGATAAG GAAGAAACTAAGGTTGCTGAAGTTTCTCTTGGTGTGGAGCCATTGGTATTTGATGATGAAGTCCAG GGGAACAAAGTAAGGACAGAAAACCACAAGGGAGCTCTGCCCCTCTTCCTTTTTGGTGATGAAGAAACAGAAGCAGATGATCCTGTGATCCATGAAGATTTTTCAACTCAGAAGTCCACCTCTGATCAAAGAGTTGGCATTATGAAACCtcatttaaatatttctatCAATGATCTAATATCAAGTTTATACAGTCAAGCTGAGCAGAGTACTTCAGTTAATGATGAACAAAGTCTGAATGACAATGGATTGAATTCCACCAAAATTGTGATACCCTCTAATTTAGCAAATGCTAATCATGATATTGACGATGATTCCTGGGAATTTCAAGATGCCTCTACAGGAGCCAGAAATGAAGATCAAACCTCTGTTCTTGGTCTTGAACAGTCTCATGCAAAATATTCTACCAAAATAGAGCTAAATGATTTTGTGGAATTCTTTTCCAATCTGAAGAAAGAATTGCACTATATAGCACTATGTCATCTGGAAAATCTAAAG AAAACTCAAAGTGCTGCTGCTCTTAGTGGTGAAGATGCAAAAGTGCAAGCTCTTGATAAAGAAATACAG GATCTTAATAGCGAACTGCACCAATATAGTATTTTCTCTGGTGTAGTCCACTCAGATGATTGCTCACCAGGAAATGTATGCCTCAATATTTTTGTTGAAGTTTTACAGGAGCCAAAGTTCCAAGCTTTTGAGTCAGAATGCCGTTTAACAAAGAAATTGTCACTA GCAGAGAGCAATTTCAGATCAGCAAATGAGCTTCTCAAATATGTGGATTTAACACTAAAGATCTTAACATCAGCATCAAGAGAGGATCAATTCAGTTATATTTCTGCATGGTCCAAAATGCTCTCTGTTTGTGCTCAAGAACTGAGGCACGGTGCCTTCATCTGGAAACAGTCATTGCAAGAGAGTGTTCATGAACAAATATTATCTAAGCCTCAAG GCAAGAAGTATGTCCTTGCCCTTGGGGAAATCTACAGAGTTGTTGAAGTTCTTGGATCCTCAGTGAAACTTTATAAGCCATGGATGTTAGCAAGTTCAACAGATACCATGGACATATTTGCTCTTCTAAGTGAGTGTTCTTCCCTATGGTCAAGTTCAGGACTCGAAGAAGCTCTGCATAGCATTTTGATTTCACCTGATTTTGAATATGATGAAAGTCTCAAGGCCTTATTAGAATCTATCAAGTATATCCATGATCTTGATGCCTTCGAACTTTACAATCATGCTTTCTCTGGACAAGGCCCTATATGTAAACTGTCAGCTTTAACCATCAGAACAGTGCCAG GGATGAAAACTGTAGTCTGGAATGGTGAGAAATGCTTTCTCACACTCGCCAATTTATGGACAAACTTAGTTAGCAGCGACCCTCCAAATTTGCCATGCATACATGTTGGCTGA